GGCGATTTTCTGCTCGCCATTATCCACGAACCCGCCATGATAGTTTATCTCAACAGCCGCAAAAACCTCAAATCATCACCCAACGAAGATTTTGCCCGCGAGTTATTGGAATTGTTCAGTATAGGTATTGGCAACTATTCCGAAAAAGACATCAAAGAACTGGCGCGTGTGTTTACGGGTTGGAATTTTGACGGTGCGGGAAATTTTATGATTCAGGAGGCGAACCACGATTCGGGCATCAAAACATTGATGGGCGAAAGCGGCAATTTCAGCAGCGAGCAAGTGGTGAATATCTTGCTCAACCGCCGCGAAACGGCACAGCATATTACAGGAAAAATTTGTTTGTATTATTGTGGAAAAATGCCCCCTGCCGAAATTTTAAATGATTTGTCGGAGCGTTTTTTTGCAGACGGCTACCATATCGGCAATTTGGTGCGCAATATTTTGAATTCAGATTGGTTTTATGCTGATGAATACAGAGGCAATCGTATTAAATCGCCGATAGAATTATTGGTAGGAACAATGCGTTTGTTTAAAGTAGATTTTCACGAACCGATGGCGGCGGTGGGCTTGCAAAAATTGATGGGACAGGAGTTATTAGCTCCGCCAAATGTAGCGGGTTGGGCGCAAGGCACGGCTTGGATAAATCTATTTACACTCACTTTTCGTTTAAATCTCTTTCGCAATTTGCTCAACAAAAGCATGGCTACCGTAAAAACCCCGCCGCCTTTGAGCGATGAGGGCGATGAAGTGGAAGTAAACAGCGAAGAAGTGATGCGCCTGCTGAATATAGATGTAGCACCTTTTATTCAAATGTTGGAGCAGCACCCCACACAACAGCCCGCCCAACAATGCGCCCAAAATATATTATTGTGCAGCACCTCCCATTTAGAGCCGCTTTTTGAGCGATGGAACACCGCCTTCGTGCAACAAAAAATCGGCTATCGCGATATTATTATTAATCTGCTCAGTATGCCGGAATTTCAACTCAATTAAAACAACACACAAAAGCTGTTCTCATGGCTATTTTCAATATACGCCCCACTTTCACTTCTCCTGAAAAGGCAGCCCCTGCTTTTTTGAAAAAAAACCTCCCTGCCTCCAACAATACCGACCAAATATTGGTAGTTATTCAGTTGAGCGGCGGCAACGACGGATTGAACAGCATTGTACCGTACCAAAACGACATATATTACCGCAGTCGCCCCCACTTGGCATTACCCAAAAACACATTGGTACATTTAGACGATATGCACGCCCTGCATCCGGCTCTGACACCTTTGAAAAAATATTATGACGAAGGCACGATGTGCATCATCAACGGAGTGGGCTATC
Above is a genomic segment from Sphingobacteriales bacterium containing:
- a CDS encoding DUF1800 domain-containing protein, translating into MNQEVLHLLARATFGISAESITTFASLNRQQALDILWETSATPPQNLSLAPRRVPIANRTAQKTPEEIRADKLLMRSEKSRLNLLWLEHLARGKKQLLEKMTLFWHDHFACNIPNPTLMEQYIHTLRTHALGYFGDFLLAIIHEPAMIVYLNSRKNLKSSPNEDFARELLELFSIGIGNYSEKDIKELARVFTGWNFDGAGNFMIQEANHDSGIKTLMGESGNFSSEQVVNILLNRRETAQHITGKICLYYCGKMPPAEILNDLSERFFADGYHIGNLVRNILNSDWFYADEYRGNRIKSPIELLVGTMRLFKVDFHEPMAAVGLQKLMGQELLAPPNVAGWAQGTAWINLFTLTFRLNLFRNLLNKSMATVKTPPPLSDEGDEVEVNSEEVMRLLNIDVAPFIQMLEQHPTQQPAQQCAQNILLCSTSHLEPLFERWNTAFVQQKIGYRDIIINLLSMPEFQLN